A single genomic interval of Ramlibacter sp. harbors:
- a CDS encoding NAD(P)/FAD-dependent oxidoreductase: MPPPTPTTNRPRVLIVGCGFGGLEAARALRGAAVDVTLIDRTNHHLFQPLLYQVATAGLSAPAIAAPIRHLFRRQSNLTTLLGEVTAIDAVSRSVTLRDGSSLPWDHLIVAAGATHSYFGRDDWAPFAPGLKTLDDAFEIRRRILLAFEAAEKEDDPDRRAAWLNFVVVGAGPTGVEMAGTLAEIARHTLPGEFRRIDPASAKVILLEGGSRVLQAMPPALSQRALEQLEKLGVEVRLNARVTAIDEAGLRVESAGSPGLAATDSYQISSKCMVWAAGVAASPLGRELAQATGCETDRAGRVRVAPDLSLAGHPGISVIGDLASASSHAPGKAPTPVPGVSPAAKQMGRAAAANILRRLRGEEARAFHYADYGNLATIGRNSAVVDLSSPVGPVRFSGYPAWLFWLFAHVYFLIGFRNRLVVLMDWAWAYWSFARYARVVTGMATPKEPAAPVQ; the protein is encoded by the coding sequence ATGCCCCCTCCAACCCCCACCACAAACAGGCCCCGGGTCCTCATCGTCGGCTGCGGCTTTGGCGGCCTGGAAGCCGCCCGTGCACTGCGCGGCGCAGCCGTTGACGTGACCCTGATCGACAGGACCAACCACCACCTGTTCCAGCCCCTGCTCTACCAGGTGGCCACGGCCGGACTGTCGGCCCCGGCCATCGCGGCGCCCATTCGCCACCTGTTTCGGCGGCAGTCCAACCTGACCACGTTGCTGGGCGAAGTCACCGCCATCGACGCGGTTTCCAGGTCGGTGACGCTGCGTGACGGCAGCTCCCTGCCCTGGGACCACCTGATCGTGGCCGCGGGGGCCACGCACAGCTACTTTGGCCGCGACGACTGGGCGCCCTTCGCGCCCGGCCTCAAGACGCTGGACGATGCCTTTGAGATCCGCCGCCGCATCCTGCTGGCCTTTGAAGCCGCCGAGAAGGAAGACGACCCCGACCGGCGCGCTGCCTGGCTGAACTTTGTGGTGGTCGGCGCCGGGCCCACCGGCGTGGAGATGGCCGGGACCCTGGCCGAAATCGCACGCCACACGCTGCCCGGCGAGTTCCGCCGCATCGACCCGGCCAGCGCCAAGGTGATCCTGCTGGAAGGCGGCTCGCGCGTGCTGCAGGCCATGCCGCCAGCCCTGAGCCAGCGCGCGCTGGAGCAACTGGAGAAGCTGGGGGTCGAGGTGCGGCTCAATGCACGGGTCACAGCCATCGACGAAGCGGGGTTGAGGGTCGAATCGGCCGGGAGTCCAGGACTGGCGGCCACTGACAGCTATCAAATCAGTAGCAAATGCATGGTCTGGGCGGCCGGCGTGGCGGCCTCGCCGCTGGGCCGCGAGCTGGCGCAGGCCACCGGCTGCGAGACCGACCGCGCGGGCCGGGTGCGGGTGGCGCCCGACCTGAGCCTGGCCGGTCACCCGGGCATCAGCGTGATCGGCGACCTGGCCAGCGCCAGCAGCCACGCACCGGGCAAGGCGCCCACCCCGGTGCCAGGCGTGTCACCGGCCGCCAAGCAGATGGGGCGGGCCGCCGCCGCCAACATCCTGCGCCGGCTGCGCGGCGAAGAGGCGCGGGCATTCCACTATGCCGACTACGGCAACCTGGCGACCATCGGCCGCAACTCCGCCGTGGTGGACCTCAGCTCACCCGTGGGCCCGGTGCGCTTCAGCGGCTACCCGGCCTGGCTGTTCTGGCTGTTTGCCCACGTGTATTTCCTGATCGGCTTTCGCAACCGGCTGGTGGTGCTGATGGACTGGGCCTGGGCCTACTGGAGCTTTGCGCGCTACGCGCGCGTGGTCACGGGCATGGCGACCCCGAAGGAGCCGGCCGCGCCTGTTCAGTAG
- a CDS encoding SlyX family protein, giving the protein MTAQTDTDRRLTELEIKASFTEDLVDELNQVIVRQQEQIDLLVQQLGQLKAQQQGSGASEFRSLLDERPPHY; this is encoded by the coding sequence ATGACCGCGCAGACCGACACCGACCGCCGCCTGACCGAGCTGGAAATCAAGGCCAGCTTCACCGAAGACCTGGTGGACGAGCTCAACCAGGTGATTGTTCGCCAGCAGGAGCAGATCGACCTGCTGGTGCAGCAGCTGGGCCAGCTCAAGGCCCAGCAGCAGGGTTCTGGGGCGAGTGAGTTCCGTAGCCTGCTGGACGAACGCCCGCCGCACTACTGA
- a CDS encoding mandelate racemase/muconate lactonizing enzyme family protein has product MNITSVAPFILHVPVTGSQIADSTHTISHWGVVGARIDTDNGLSGYGFTGTHSHLPSDQLITRCIETCHAPLLIGEDAHDVNRLWLKLARNPALQWVGRAGITTLAQAAIDVALWDLKAKAAGMPLWKLLGGQVRDKVRAYNTDIGWLSIADDKLVEGAKRAVDDGYTGIKVKVGSTVERDLRRLAAVRHAIGPDVTLAVDGNGKWDLPTCLRFCRGAEPLDLYWFEEPLWYDDVKGHAELARATRIPVALGEQLYTQDAFAEFFHQNAIHWVQPDVTRMGGLTEVLRVCETAHSHRLPVAPHAGDMSQVHVHLSYAHPAVQVLEYIPWIKDCFTDPATVVDGHFRLPQLPGAGTTPTEAAWASFRQPVG; this is encoded by the coding sequence TTGAACATCACCTCCGTGGCGCCCTTCATCCTGCATGTGCCGGTGACGGGCAGCCAGATCGCCGACAGCACCCACACCATCAGCCACTGGGGCGTGGTGGGCGCCAGGATCGACACCGACAACGGCCTGAGCGGCTACGGCTTCACCGGCACCCACTCCCATTTGCCCAGCGACCAGCTCATCACCCGCTGCATCGAAACCTGCCATGCGCCCTTGTTGATCGGCGAAGACGCGCATGACGTCAACCGCCTGTGGCTCAAGCTCGCGCGCAACCCGGCGCTGCAGTGGGTGGGCCGCGCGGGCATCACCACGCTGGCCCAGGCCGCCATTGACGTCGCGCTGTGGGACCTCAAGGCCAAGGCCGCGGGCATGCCGCTGTGGAAGCTGCTGGGCGGCCAGGTGCGCGACAAGGTGCGGGCCTACAACACCGATATTGGCTGGCTCAGCATTGCCGACGACAAGCTGGTGGAGGGCGCAAAGCGCGCCGTGGACGACGGCTACACCGGCATCAAGGTCAAGGTGGGCAGCACCGTGGAGCGCGACCTGCGCCGCCTGGCCGCCGTGCGCCACGCCATCGGCCCCGACGTGACCCTGGCGGTTGACGGCAACGGCAAATGGGATCTGCCCACCTGCCTGCGCTTTTGCCGCGGCGCCGAGCCGCTGGACCTGTACTGGTTTGAAGAGCCGCTGTGGTACGACGATGTGAAGGGCCATGCCGAGCTGGCGCGCGCCACACGCATCCCGGTGGCGCTGGGCGAGCAGCTGTACACGCAGGACGCCTTTGCCGAGTTCTTCCACCAGAACGCCATCCACTGGGTGCAGCCCGACGTGACGCGCATGGGCGGCCTGACCGAGGTGCTGCGCGTCTGCGAAACCGCGCACAGCCACCGCCTGCCCGTGGCGCCGCATGCCGGCGACATGAGCCAGGTGCACGTGCACCTGAGCTATGCCCACCCGGCGGTGCAGGTGCTGGAATACATCCCCTGGATCAAGGACTGCTTCACCGATCCGGCCACCGTGGTGGACGGGCACTTCAGGCTGCCGCAGTTGCCGGGGGCGGGCACCACGCCAACAGAGGCTGCGTGGGCGAGTTTCCGTCAGCCTGTGGGCTGA
- a CDS encoding DUF502 domain-containing protein, with protein MKITLQHPVRTLLTGALALLPLAATALVLAWIFRFLSAWLGPESVFGRFLTFVGLGVTQSEAVGYLLGVVLLVACVYVFGLLVEAGLQRGMARLLDALVRRIPVVRTIYDVIQKLVALLAHKDEGAARSMSPVWLHFGGKDSGQSTAVLGLLSTAQPVMLGGKPYVGVLVPTAPVPVGGGLLYVPPEWVEPAQVGMEGLTSIYVSMGVTSGQYLDKADSGPV; from the coding sequence ATGAAAATCACGCTCCAGCACCCTGTACGCACCCTGTTGACCGGCGCCCTGGCGCTTCTGCCCCTGGCGGCCACCGCGCTGGTGCTGGCCTGGATCTTCCGGTTTCTCAGCGCCTGGCTCGGGCCTGAGAGCGTGTTCGGCCGGTTTCTGACCTTTGTGGGCCTGGGCGTCACGCAGTCCGAGGCGGTGGGTTACCTGCTGGGCGTCGTGCTGCTGGTGGCCTGTGTCTATGTCTTTGGCCTGCTGGTCGAGGCCGGGCTGCAGCGCGGCATGGCCCGGCTGCTTGACGCGCTGGTCAGGCGCATCCCCGTGGTGCGCACCATCTACGACGTGATCCAGAAACTGGTGGCCCTGCTGGCCCACAAGGACGAGGGCGCGGCGCGGTCCATGAGCCCGGTCTGGCTGCACTTTGGCGGCAAGGACTCGGGGCAGTCCACAGCGGTGCTGGGGCTGCTGTCCACCGCCCAGCCCGTGATGCTGGGCGGCAAGCCCTATGTGGGGGTGCTGGTACCCACCGCGCCAGTGCCCGTGGGCGGCGGCCTGCTGTATGTGCCGCCTGAGTGGGTCGAGCCGGCCCAGGTGGGCATGGAGGGCCTGACCAGCATCTATGTGTCGATGGGGGTCACCTCGGGCCAATACCTGGACAAGGCTGATTCCGGGCCGGTCTGA
- a CDS encoding catalase — protein MIMSDAPGTGWQETIAPDEAQRHAEAGRRFAAIQQRKSERYGPGRTLHRKQLTAAQGTLQVLGDLPAWAAQGLFSEPGTHEVWVRLSNGGLDKARDSMPDIRGFAFRVLGVQGDSALGNGPAKSQDFTLINQEAFAFKGSAEFVDFVEAASWGNGSLLKHVVKRYGVFGLPAQLAKLARMAGKPFTGFATEKMFSAVPMANGPYAARVRLVPHEANGSPTPGANKDWNADFSARLARQALNWDLQLQPWVSEAVTPIEDASVNWPTPYVTVARLTLPTQDTAGVDGQSLAQRVEATVIDPWQALAAHRPLGDVQRARKVVYFESQKGRGAA, from the coding sequence CTGATCATGAGCGACGCACCCGGCACCGGCTGGCAGGAAACCATTGCGCCCGACGAGGCGCAGCGCCATGCCGAGGCGGGGCGGCGGTTCGCGGCCATCCAGCAGCGCAAGTCCGAGCGCTATGGCCCCGGGCGCACATTGCACCGCAAGCAGCTCACGGCGGCCCAGGGCACGCTGCAGGTGCTGGGCGACTTGCCGGCCTGGGCGGCGCAGGGCCTGTTCAGCGAGCCGGGAACCCATGAGGTGTGGGTCCGGTTGTCCAATGGGGGGCTGGACAAGGCCCGCGACAGCATGCCCGACATCCGGGGCTTTGCCTTCCGCGTGCTGGGCGTGCAGGGCGACTCGGCGCTGGGCAACGGCCCCGCCAAGAGCCAGGACTTCACCCTGATCAACCAGGAAGCGTTCGCCTTCAAGGGCAGCGCCGAGTTTGTGGACTTTGTCGAGGCCGCGTCCTGGGGCAACGGGTCGCTGCTCAAGCACGTCGTCAAGCGCTACGGCGTGTTCGGCCTGCCGGCGCAACTGGCCAAGCTGGCCCGGATGGCCGGCAAACCGTTCACCGGCTTTGCCACCGAGAAAATGTTCAGCGCCGTGCCCATGGCCAACGGCCCCTACGCGGCGCGCGTGCGGCTGGTGCCCCACGAGGCCAATGGCTCGCCCACGCCGGGCGCCAACAAGGACTGGAACGCTGACTTCAGCGCCCGCCTGGCCCGGCAGGCATTGAACTGGGACCTGCAACTGCAGCCCTGGGTCAGCGAGGCCGTGACCCCGATCGAGGACGCGTCCGTCAACTGGCCCACCCCGTATGTGACCGTGGCGCGCCTGACGCTGCCTACCCAGGACACGGCCGGGGTCGATGGCCAGTCGCTGGCCCAGCGTGTCGAGGCCACGGTGATTGACCCGTGGCAGGCGCTGGCCGCCCACCGGCCGCTGGGCGACGTGCAGCGCGCCCGCAAGGTGGTTTATTTTGAAAGCCAGAAGGGCCGCGGCGCCGCCTGA